The following proteins are encoded in a genomic region of Streptococcus sp. 29892:
- a CDS encoding SspB-related isopeptide-forming adhesin: MTKTCNHHFLVNQEKGEKHVFRKSKKYRTLCSVAPGTMVTAVVAWGGTVAHADEVTSSVDSTIQRTENPATNLPEAQPSPVSEQTESLGSTGQSNGSIAVTVPHDTVTQAVEEAKAAGVSTVEDSPMDLGNTTSVAETNQQISKAEADAQNQVEAINEVTKTYKADKATYESNKARIEQENKVLSQAYEEANQTGNETNAWVDTKVNDLKSQYADADVTVNEQIVSSGNGTSVLDYTNYGKAVETIQSTNEQAVADYLTKKTKADDIVAKNQAIQKENEAGLAKAKADNEAIEKRNQAGQAAVDAENRTGQAAVDQANQEKQLLVSNRTAEIEAITKRNQEKEAAARKENEAIDVYNAKEMERYQRDLAEISKGAEGYISEALAQALNLNNGEPQAQHGAITRNPNQIISTGDAMLGGYSRILDSTGFFVYDSFKTGETLSFNYQNLQNARFDGKKISRVTYDITNLVSPAGTNAVKLVVPNDPTEGFIAYRNDGNGDWRTDKMEFRVVAKYFLEDGTQVTFSKEKPGVFTHSSLNHNDIGLEYVKDSSGKFVPINGSTVQVTNEGLARSLGSNRASDLNLPEEWDTTSSRYAYKGAIVSTVTSGNTYTVTFGQGDMLQNVGLSYWFALNTLPVARTVTPYSPKPNVTVELEPIPEPITVTPDVFSPKTFTPEKPVTFTPKPLEEVVQPSLSLTKVTLPVKPIPKELPTPPQVPTVHYHAYRLTTTPEIMKEVVNSDQANLHEKTVAKDSTVIYPLTVDALSPNRAQTTSLIFEDYLPAGYLFDKETTQKENGNYVLSFDETKNFVTLTAKENLLQEVNKDLTKVYQLTAPKLYGSIQNDGATYSNSYKLLLNKGTTNAYTVTSNVVTVRTPGDGETTTLITPDKNNENADGVLINDTVVALGTTNHYRLIWDLDQYKGDRSAKETIARGFFFVDDYPEEVLDVVENGTAVITLDGLNVSGITVKNYASLNEAPKDLQAKLARAKITPTGAFLVFMPDDNQAFYDQYVQTGTSLALLTKMMVKDSLYGQTKTYTNKAYQVDFGNGYETKEVTNTLVSPEPKKQNLNKDKVDINGKPMLVGSQNHYTLSWDLDQYRGIKADNSQIAQGFYFVDDYPEEALLPDEAAIQFVTSDGKTVSGIMVKAYSRLSEAPKSLQEALSKQKIQPKGAFQVFMPEDPQVFFESYVTKGENITIVTPMTVLETMLNSGKSYENVAYQVDFGQAYETNTVTNFVPKVIPHKSNTNQEGISIDGKTILPNTVNYYKIVLDYSQYKDMVVTDDVLAKGFYMVDDYPEEALTLDPDGIQVLDKDGNRVSGISVSTYASLPEAPKVVQDAMAKRQFTPKGAIQVLSSNDPKTFYETYVKTGQTLVVTLPMTVKNELTKTGGQYENTAYQIDFGLAYVTETVVNNVPKLDPQKDVVIDLSHKDDSLDGKEVALNQTFNYRLVGALIPSNRATDLFEYSFEDNYDEKHDEYNGVYRSYLMTDVILKDGSVLKEGTEVTKYTLQQVDTENGLVSISFDKSFLETVSDDSAFQADVYLQMKRIAAGQVENTYLHTVNGYVISSNTVVTHTPQPEEPSPNQPTPPQPPIESLEPPVPASVLPNTGEQESLLGLIGAGILLGTAYGLKKKEEK, translated from the coding sequence ATGACCAAAACATGTAATCATCACTTTCTTGTCAATCAGGAAAAAGGCGAGAAACACGTCTTTCGCAAGAGTAAAAAATATCGCACTCTATGTTCCGTTGCCCCTGGAACCATGGTGACGGCTGTTGTTGCTTGGGGAGGAACGGTTGCACATGCTGATGAAGTCACATCATCAGTTGACAGCACCATCCAACGAACGGAGAATCCAGCCACAAATTTACCAGAAGCACAACCAAGCCCTGTTTCTGAACAAACTGAAAGTTTAGGGTCAACTGGACAATCTAACGGTTCAATTGCAGTCACCGTACCACATGATACGGTAACACAAGCAGTTGAAGAGGCAAAGGCAGCAGGTGTTTCTACGGTTGAAGATAGCCCAATGGATTTGGGAAATACAACTTCTGTGGCAGAAACCAACCAACAAATTTCAAAAGCTGAAGCAGATGCCCAAAACCAAGTTGAGGCTATCAATGAAGTCACTAAAACCTACAAAGCTGATAAAGCGACATACGAATCGAATAAAGCCCGCATTGAACAAGAAAATAAGGTGCTGTCACAGGCCTACGAAGAGGCCAACCAAACTGGTAATGAGACAAATGCTTGGGTTGATACCAAAGTCAATGACCTAAAATCCCAGTATGCAGATGCTGATGTGACAGTAAATGAACAAATAGTTTCATCAGGAAATGGGACATCTGTACTTGACTATACAAACTATGGCAAGGCTGTTGAAACCATTCAATCAACTAACGAACAAGCTGTAGCGGATTATCTAACAAAGAAAACAAAGGCAGATGATATTGTTGCGAAAAACCAGGCCATTCAAAAAGAAAATGAAGCTGGACTTGCTAAGGCAAAAGCAGATAACGAAGCCATTGAAAAGCGGAATCAGGCAGGTCAAGCAGCTGTTGATGCTGAAAACCGTACAGGCCAAGCCGCAGTTGATCAGGCTAATCAAGAGAAACAACTATTAGTTTCAAATCGTACAGCTGAGATTGAAGCCATTACTAAACGTAATCAAGAAAAAGAAGCCGCAGCCAGAAAAGAGAATGAAGCGATTGATGTCTATAATGCCAAAGAAATGGAACGCTATCAACGTGATTTGGCCGAGATTTCAAAAGGTGCAGAAGGTTATATTTCTGAAGCCCTTGCTCAAGCCCTCAATCTCAATAACGGTGAACCCCAAGCACAACATGGGGCCATTACCCGAAATCCTAATCAAATCATTTCAACTGGCGATGCCATGCTGGGTGGCTACTCAAGAATTTTAGATTCAACTGGATTCTTTGTCTATGATAGCTTCAAAACAGGTGAGACCCTTAGTTTTAACTATCAAAATCTTCAAAATGCACGATTTGATGGGAAAAAGATTAGTCGTGTGACTTACGATATTACCAACCTTGTATCACCTGCTGGAACCAATGCCGTGAAATTGGTTGTACCAAACGATCCCACAGAGGGCTTTATTGCCTATCGAAATGACGGAAACGGTGACTGGCGAACAGACAAGATGGAGTTTCGTGTAGTTGCCAAGTATTTCTTGGAAGACGGAACGCAGGTCACCTTTTCTAAGGAGAAACCAGGAGTCTTCACGCATTCTTCCCTCAATCATAATGACATTGGTTTAGAATATGTTAAAGATTCATCTGGGAAATTTGTTCCGATTAATGGTTCAACCGTTCAAGTGACTAATGAAGGTCTAGCACGTTCTTTGGGTTCCAACCGTGCAAGTGATTTGAATTTACCTGAGGAATGGGATACCACATCAAGTCGTTATGCTTATAAAGGAGCAATTGTCTCAACAGTTACATCAGGTAATACCTACACAGTAACCTTTGGCCAAGGCGATATGCTACAGAATGTTGGCTTGTCATACTGGTTCGCCTTAAATACCCTACCAGTTGCACGTACAGTAACACCGTATAGTCCCAAACCTAATGTAACGGTGGAACTTGAACCCATTCCAGAACCTATTACGGTAACACCAGATGTCTTTTCTCCTAAAACATTTACACCAGAAAAGCCTGTGACCTTCACGCCAAAGCCTTTGGAAGAAGTAGTGCAGCCTAGTCTGTCCTTGACCAAAGTAACCTTACCTGTCAAACCTATTCCAAAAGAACTTCCAACGCCACCACAAGTACCGACAGTCCATTATCATGCATACCGTTTGACGACAACTCCAGAGATTATGAAAGAAGTGGTCAATAGTGACCAAGCTAATCTTCATGAGAAAACTGTCGCAAAAGATTCAACGGTGATTTATCCCTTAACAGTTGATGCCTTATCGCCCAATCGTGCCCAAACGACTAGTCTTATTTTTGAGGACTACTTGCCTGCTGGTTACCTATTTGATAAGGAAACAACACAAAAAGAGAATGGAAACTATGTCCTTAGCTTTGATGAGACTAAGAATTTTGTGACCTTAACTGCAAAGGAAAACTTGTTGCAGGAGGTAAATAAAGATTTAACCAAGGTATATCAACTGACCGCTCCAAAACTCTATGGTTCTATTCAAAATGATGGGGCAACCTATTCCAATAGTTACAAACTCCTTTTGAACAAGGGTACAACCAATGCTTACACAGTCACTTCAAATGTTGTAACGGTTCGTACACCAGGTGATGGGGAGACAACCACACTCATTACACCAGATAAAAACAATGAAAATGCGGATGGTGTCCTCATTAATGACACGGTCGTAGCCCTTGGCACAACCAACCACTACCGATTGATTTGGGATTTGGACCAGTATAAGGGAGATCGTTCTGCTAAAGAGACAATTGCACGAGGCTTCTTCTTTGTGGACGATTACCCAGAGGAAGTGCTCGATGTGGTGGAAAATGGCACGGCTGTTATTACCCTTGACGGTCTGAATGTATCAGGAATAACGGTTAAAAACTATGCTTCACTAAATGAAGCTCCTAAAGACCTTCAAGCTAAATTAGCTCGTGCTAAAATTACACCGACAGGTGCCTTTCTAGTCTTTATGCCGGATGACAACCAAGCCTTTTATGACCAGTATGTTCAAACAGGAACTTCTTTAGCTCTTTTGACCAAAATGATGGTTAAAGATAGTCTCTACGGTCAGACAAAGACCTATACAAACAAGGCTTATCAAGTTGATTTCGGCAATGGCTATGAAACCAAGGAAGTGACCAACACCCTAGTTTCTCCAGAACCCAAGAAACAAAACCTCAATAAAGACAAAGTAGACATCAATGGGAAGCCCATGCTAGTGGGAAGTCAAAATCACTATACTCTCTCATGGGACTTGGACCAATACCGAGGGATTAAAGCAGACAACTCTCAGATTGCACAAGGTTTTTACTTTGTGGATGATTATCCAGAAGAAGCTTTACTGCCGGATGAAGCAGCTATTCAGTTTGTCACATCTGATGGTAAAACAGTTTCAGGAATCATGGTGAAGGCTTATTCTCGATTATCAGAAGCTCCTAAATCTTTACAAGAAGCCCTTTCTAAACAAAAAATTCAGCCTAAAGGAGCTTTTCAAGTTTTCATGCCTGAGGACCCACAAGTCTTTTTTGAATCTTATGTGACCAAGGGGGAGAATATTACCATTGTCACTCCGATGACGGTTTTGGAAACCATGCTTAATTCAGGGAAGTCTTATGAAAACGTGGCCTATCAGGTGGATTTTGGCCAAGCTTATGAAACCAATACGGTGACTAATTTTGTCCCTAAAGTAATTCCACATAAGTCTAATACCAATCAAGAAGGCATTTCAATTGATGGAAAGACTATTCTTCCGAATACGGTCAATTATTACAAAATTGTACTGGATTACAGTCAATACAAGGACATGGTCGTGACGGATGATGTTCTTGCCAAGGGATTTTACATGGTAGACGATTACCCAGAAGAAGCTCTTACCCTAGATCCTGATGGCATCCAAGTTTTAGATAAGGATGGCAATCGTGTATCTGGTATTTCTGTTAGCACCTACGCTAGTTTGCCAGAAGCTCCGAAAGTCGTCCAAGATGCCATGGCTAAACGTCAGTTTACACCTAAAGGAGCCATTCAGGTCCTTAGTAGCAATGATCCCAAAACCTTTTATGAGACCTATGTGAAGACTGGTCAAACCTTAGTTGTCACGCTTCCGATGACGGTTAAAAATGAGTTGACCAAAACAGGTGGTCAGTATGAAAATACAGCCTATCAGATTGATTTTGGCTTGGCCTATGTCACGGAAACAGTGGTCAATAATGTTCCCAAACTAGACCCACAAAAAGATGTGGTAATTGACTTGTCTCATAAAGATGACAGCCTTGATGGTAAAGAAGTGGCCTTGAATCAAACCTTTAACTATCGTTTGGTTGGAGCTTTGATTCCAAGTAATCGTGCGACTGATTTATTTGAATATAGTTTTGAAGATAACTATGATGAAAAGCATGATGAGTATAATGGTGTTTATCGCAGCTATCTGATGACGGATGTCATCCTCAAAGACGGTTCTGTCTTAAAAGAGGGGACAGAAGTCACGAAATATACCTTGCAACAGGTGGATACAGAAAATGGCCTCGTGTCAATTTCATTTGATAAATCCTTCTTAGAGACTGTCTCTGATGATTCAGCCTTTCAGGCAGATGTTTACCTGCAGATGAAACGGATTGCGGCTGGTCAGGTGGAGAATACCTATCTCCATACAGTGAATGGCTATGTCATCAGTTCAAATACAGTTGTAACACATACACCTCAACCTGAAGAACCAAGTCCAAATCAACCCACTCCACCTCAACCACCGATTGAGTCTCTTGAACCACCTGTTCCAGCAAGCGTTTTGCCAAATACAGGGGAACAGGAATCCCTTTTGGGCTTGATTGGAGCTGGTATTCTACTTGGTACGGCTTATGGACTGAAGAAAAAGGAGGAGAAGTAG
- a CDS encoding calcium-binding protein — protein MNPKTIYENDSEQDGLTDAQELALGTNPQSVDTDGDGQADLEELQSGHSPLVPQKELCDGLEL, from the coding sequence ATGAATCCAAAAACTATTTATGAAAATGATTCAGAACAAGATGGTTTGACAGATGCTCAGGAACTAGCTTTGGGAACCAATCCGCAGTCTGTTGACACAGATGGTGATGGTCAAGCTGATTTAGAAGAGCTACAATCTGGACATTCACCACTAGTCCCACAAAAGGAGTTGTGTGATGGCTTGGAACTTTGA